From bacterium, one genomic window encodes:
- a CDS encoding sigma-54 dependent transcriptional regulator — translation MGNVLIVDDDPRVRDSFERLLAAEGHRVLTAATGEAALEMVRESMPDLVVMDLRLPGMNGLETFLAMREVEPRLPVIIMTAFGTTETAIEATKLGAFDYILKPFEIPEMLSLISQAIEAGKFMRSRVEVDPSSGSMPSGEALVGRSRAMQEVYKAIGRVAPTDATVLIRGESGTGKELVARAIYQHSTRAHRPFLVINCVAIPETLLESELFGYERGAFTGAMARKVGKIEQANHGTVFLDEIGDMPFSIQSKILRLLQERSIERLGGREPISVDVRIIAATNRDLEAALAEGRFRDDLYYRLNVVTLWLPPLRDRTEDIPLLADYFLCRFAGELGTTNPGLTPDALKALRAHLWPGNVRELANTLQKALIFSRGAPISAREVYQAIGATEPTDKGPDQASIEDVLRAWVKRTIAEGPQEGLFECLTERFASLVIREVLNLTGGNRSRAAKLLGLSRPTLQAKIEKYGLRIQTSVEE, via the coding sequence TTGGGTAACGTCCTGATTGTTGATGATGACCCCAGAGTCCGAGATAGCTTCGAGAGGCTGCTTGCTGCCGAGGGACATCGGGTGTTGACGGCTGCCACGGGCGAAGCGGCCCTGGAAATGGTCCGAGAGTCCATGCCTGATCTGGTTGTAATGGACCTGAGGCTTCCGGGCATGAACGGCCTGGAGACTTTTTTGGCCATGCGCGAGGTGGAGCCCAGGCTCCCGGTCATCATTATGACTGCTTTCGGCACCACAGAGACGGCCATAGAGGCCACGAAATTGGGGGCCTTTGATTACATCCTCAAGCCCTTCGAGATCCCGGAGATGCTCTCGCTCATCTCACAGGCCATAGAGGCAGGCAAGTTCATGCGCTCCAGGGTGGAAGTGGATCCCTCAAGCGGTTCCATGCCATCAGGGGAAGCCCTTGTGGGAAGAAGCAGGGCCATGCAGGAGGTGTACAAGGCCATTGGGCGCGTGGCTCCCACAGATGCCACGGTTCTCATCAGGGGAGAATCTGGAACGGGCAAGGAGCTTGTGGCAAGGGCCATTTACCAGCACAGCACAAGGGCCCACAGGCCCTTCCTGGTCATAAACTGCGTGGCCATTCCCGAGACCTTGCTGGAAAGCGAACTGTTTGGTTACGAGAGGGGTGCCTTTACAGGGGCCATGGCTCGCAAAGTGGGGAAGATAGAGCAGGCCAATCACGGGACTGTTTTCCTGGACGAGATAGGAGACATGCCCTTCAGCATTCAATCCAAGATCCTGAGGCTCTTGCAGGAAAGGAGCATAGAGAGGCTGGGAGGCAGGGAGCCCATCAGCGTGGATGTGCGGATAATAGCTGCCACCAACAGGGATCTGGAGGCTGCTCTGGCCGAGGGCAGGTTCAGGGATGATCTCTACTATCGCCTGAACGTGGTGACCCTGTGGCTGCCGCCTCTTAGGGATCGCACAGAGGACATCCCCCTTCTGGCAGATTATTTCTTGTGCCGTTTCGCAGGGGAGTTGGGCACCACCAATCCGGGCCTGACACCAGATGCACTGAAGGCCCTGAGAGCCCACCTCTGGCCCGGAAACGTAAGGGAACTGGCCAACACCCTGCAGAAAGCCCTCATCTTCAGCAGGGGTGCTCCCATCTCTGCCCGGGAGGTGTACCAGGCCATAGGGGCCACGGAGCCGACCGACAAGGGGCCGGATCAGGCATCCATAGAGGATGTCTTGAGGGCCTGGGTCAAGAGAACCATAGCCGAGGGCCCCCAGGAGGGCCTGTTCGAATGCCTCACCGAGAGGTTTGCCAGCCTGGTGATTAGGGAGGTCTTGAACCTGACCGGAGGAAATAGAAGCAGGGCCGCTAAGCTTCTGGGGCTTTCCAGGCCCACCCTGCAGGCCAAGATAGAGAAATACGGCCTGAGGATTCAGACCTCCGTGGAGGAGTGA
- a CDS encoding ATP-binding protein: MVWRRVSLRVRILVLVGAMASAALAGGLVTVLYMVWLGSVLTSISEKDVVAMRMARELEISLVMQKGFATYYAQDKDPHWLTQLDHYRNGFQHWLTKAMETAVDQEDRRLLERIRDAYLQYDSQRARVIELYSKGFDQEALFVHRSVRNKFLEISDLCESYSMLHEKHMEDARGQISRRADFINDLAMATMPGVVLLAAALGYVLLRQVLEPIRRLATESWTEPAGAPEPDEVKALTRRVRGLMEDVDQTRLQLEQSQEQLVRSEKLALVGKLAAGVAHSIRNPLTSVKMRIFSLERGQGLTPQQREDLSVVSEEIRQIDHILRTFLEFSRPPRLRMERVSPSQLVDGVIHLLRDRFRGYGVELMVERAEPLGEIYVDPDRLKEVLVNLMVNAAEAMGARGGRITIRERRESSASGQALVVLEVEDNGPGIPASIQDKVLQPFFSTKEEGTGLGLSIVARIVEEHGGWLELRSQEGEGATFIIKLPAREEPWVTS; the protein is encoded by the coding sequence ATGGTGTGGAGACGCGTGAGCCTCAGGGTTAGGATTCTGGTCTTGGTGGGAGCCATGGCCTCGGCGGCACTGGCTGGTGGGCTGGTGACAGTGCTGTACATGGTTTGGCTTGGATCTGTTCTTACCTCCATATCTGAAAAAGATGTTGTGGCCATGAGGATGGCCAGGGAACTGGAAATCTCTCTGGTCATGCAAAAGGGCTTTGCCACCTATTATGCCCAGGACAAAGATCCGCACTGGCTCACACAACTGGACCATTACAGAAACGGCTTCCAGCATTGGCTCACAAAGGCAATGGAGACCGCCGTTGACCAGGAGGACAGGAGGCTTCTGGAGAGGATCAGGGATGCTTACCTGCAGTACGACAGCCAGCGGGCAAGGGTCATAGAGCTTTACTCCAAGGGATTTGATCAGGAGGCCCTCTTTGTTCACAGATCCGTGCGCAACAAGTTCTTGGAAATAAGTGATCTGTGTGAGAGCTACAGCATGTTACACGAGAAGCACATGGAAGATGCCAGAGGCCAGATCTCCCGAAGGGCGGATTTCATAAACGATCTGGCCATGGCCACCATGCCAGGGGTGGTCCTCTTAGCTGCGGCCTTGGGATATGTGCTCTTGAGGCAGGTACTCGAGCCCATAAGGCGACTTGCCACTGAGTCCTGGACAGAGCCGGCCGGGGCCCCGGAGCCTGACGAGGTCAAGGCCCTCACCAGGAGGGTGAGGGGACTCATGGAGGATGTGGACCAGACAAGGCTCCAGCTGGAGCAGAGCCAGGAGCAACTGGTCAGATCCGAGAAGCTGGCCCTGGTGGGAAAGCTGGCAGCGGGCGTGGCACACTCCATCAGAAATCCTCTCACTTCGGTAAAGATGCGCATCTTCTCCCTGGAGAGGGGGCAGGGGCTCACACCACAGCAGAGGGAAGACCTCTCGGTTGTCTCGGAGGAGATCCGCCAGATAGACCACATCCTCCGGACTTTCCTCGAGTTCTCACGGCCTCCCAGGCTGAGAATGGAAAGGGTGAGTCCCTCCCAATTGGTGGACGGAGTAATTCACCTGCTGCGGGACAGATTCCGAGGATATGGGGTGGAACTCATGGTGGAGCGGGCAGAGCCCCTAGGGGAGATATATGTGGATCCTGACAGGCTCAAGGAGGTGCTGGTCAACCTCATGGTCAACGCCGCCGAGGCCATGGGAGCCAGAGGAGGAAGGATCACCATCAGGGAACGCCGGGAAAGCTCAGCGAGTGGACAAGCACTGGTTGTCTTGGAGGTAGAGGACAATGGGCCCGGCATTCCAGCCTCCATCCAGGACAAGGTGCTCCAGCCCTTTTTCAGCACCAAGGAAGAGGGCACGGGCCTGGGGCTGAGCATCGTGGCCCGCATAGTGGAAGAGCACGGAGGCTGGCTGGAGCTCAGATCCCAAGAGGGAGAGGGGGCCACTTTCATAATCAAGCTGCCGGCGAGGGAGGAGCCTTGGGTAACGTCCTGA
- a CDS encoding response regulator, producing MSRQVRILVADRNRHVREFLQRELAAEGFCVETAADGREVLARMELQPLPELLVLDLELPFVEGCEVAARLKQMGVRIPIVVHSLPPRSPLPCSVEEIGPFVEKSGENIQGLTCIIWKSLREAYPGRFPAPRGPQEPWDDAPPGAP from the coding sequence TTGAGCAGGCAGGTCAGAATCCTGGTTGCAGACAGAAACCGTCACGTGCGAGAGTTCCTGCAGAGGGAGCTGGCGGCCGAGGGCTTTTGCGTGGAGACAGCGGCAGACGGCCGGGAAGTGCTGGCCAGGATGGAGCTGCAGCCTCTTCCAGAGCTCTTGGTGCTGGATTTGGAACTGCCTTTTGTTGAGGGCTGCGAGGTGGCAGCTAGATTAAAACAAATGGGAGTAAGGATCCCCATCGTGGTGCACAGCTTACCTCCGCGATCCCCTCTGCCGTGTAGTGTGGAGGAAATAGGCCCTTTTGTGGAGAAAAGCGGAGAAAACATCCAGGGGCTCACCTGCATCATCTGGAAATCCCTCAGAGAGGCTTATCCCGGCCGCTTTCCTGCCCCACGGGGGCCCCAGGAGCCTTGGGATGATGCCCCGCCCGGAGCTCCTTGA
- a CDS encoding response regulator, with translation MAGAVVMLVDDEVPFVETMTKRLTRRNLTVLAAFSGPEALKKLDETHNVDVVILDVKMPGMDGIETLREIKRQHPLVEVIMLTGHATVETAIEGMKLGAFDYLMKPCEVEQLLAKVEEAKAKKSQHERKIMEARMKEITSRRGYD, from the coding sequence ATGGCAGGTGCGGTTGTGATGCTTGTGGATGACGAGGTTCCCTTTGTGGAGACCATGACCAAGCGCCTCACCAGGAGGAATCTCACGGTGTTGGCTGCATTCAGCGGGCCCGAGGCGCTCAAGAAGCTGGATGAGACCCATAACGTGGACGTGGTCATCCTGGACGTGAAGATGCCTGGAATGGACGGCATAGAGACGCTGCGGGAGATCAAGCGCCAGCATCCTCTGGTAGAGGTGATCATGCTCACCGGGCATGCCACGGTGGAGACTGCCATAGAGGGGATGAAGCTGGGGGCCTTCGACTATCTCATGAAGCCCTGCGAGGTGGAGCAGCTTTTGGCCAAGGTGGAGGAGGCCAAGGCCAAAAAGAGCCAGCACGAAAGAAAAATAATGGAAGCCCGCATGAAGGAGATCACCTCCAGGCGGGGATACGATTGA
- a CDS encoding response regulator, with protein MGDLGVLLVDDELEFLETLEKRLRRRNMQVSIATSGEQALEVLGQRTPDVVVLDVKMPGMDGIETLREIKRRAPLVEVVMLTGHANVEVAIQGMEMGAFDYLMKPVDIDELVYKLQDAHRRKSLQEERIRELEDKGRLSGPGPGG; from the coding sequence GTGGGTGATTTGGGAGTCTTGTTGGTGGATGACGAACTGGAATTCCTGGAGACCCTGGAGAAGAGGCTCCGCAGGCGAAACATGCAGGTCAGCATTGCCACAAGCGGGGAACAGGCCCTGGAGGTGCTGGGGCAGAGGACCCCTGATGTGGTGGTGCTGGACGTGAAGATGCCTGGAATGGATGGCATAGAGACCCTGCGGGAGATAAAGCGGAGGGCCCCTCTGGTGGAAGTGGTAATGTTGACCGGGCATGCCAATGTGGAGGTGGCCATCCAGGGCATGGAGATGGGCGCCTTCGACTATCTCATGAAACCAGTGGACATAGACGAGCTGGTGTACAAGCTCCAGGATGCCCACCGGAGAAAGAGTCTTCAGGAGGAGAGGATCCGGGAGCTGGAGGACAAAGGCAGGCTTTCCGGGCCAGGCCCAGGCGGCTAG
- a CDS encoding response regulator, whose translation MGDSGPAHEAPIRLLLVDDEEGYVHVLAKRLGRRKIQVTPALSGQEGIQQLRRQDFDVAVLDLKMEDMDGIEVLRIFKRMDPEMPVIMLTGHGSEKAAREGLELGAFDYLTKPCDLEELLTKIREACRRGGEGSG comes from the coding sequence ATGGGCGATTCGGGCCCAGCTCATGAAGCTCCTATTCGCCTGCTTCTGGTGGACGACGAGGAGGGCTACGTGCATGTCCTGGCCAAGCGACTGGGCAGGCGCAAGATCCAGGTGACCCCGGCTCTGAGCGGCCAGGAGGGGATTCAACAGCTTCGCCGCCAGGATTTTGATGTGGCCGTGCTGGACCTCAAGATGGAGGACATGGACGGCATAGAAGTGCTTCGCATATTCAAGCGAATGGACCCTGAGATGCCGGTAATCATGCTCACGGGCCACGGTTCAGAGAAGGCAGCCCGTGAGGGCCTGGAGCTTGGTGCCTTTGACTACCTCACCAAGCCGTGCGATCTGGAGGAACTATTGACCAAGATTCGCGAGGCCTGCCGGAGGGGAGGTGAGGGTAGTGGGTGA
- a CDS encoding ATP-binding protein: MQPFSISSRDMVGPGFYRSLRRNILLVIVLVSFAPLVLITGLIGYFFHTSYQSKVVAHLVELVEKHKQTIDSFLYERLSGIALIARTFDFEQLSNEMFLREKLSALREEYGGIFVDLGLVSDQGIQIAYAGPFELRRALYSEADWFKKAMQSQVFISDVFTGLRGMPHFIVAVKRTYGSREWILRATIDFVAFNSLVESTRMGTTGSAFIVNRAGEFQTRPRLEKFVHKEMIIQFLSSPSLKERVAVLEQGDPSGRKFLYVMTPLKNGEWILVYQQDEDDAFADLYRARRWAFAIVLLGGIGIVATSIALSRRMVHRIERADREKEMMNEQVIEAGKLASVGELAAGIAHEINNPVAIMVEEAGWIEDLLEDEEFRSSANLEEFRRAVRQIQTQGRRCKEITHKLLSFARKTDPKLKEVNMNELVQEMAALCEQRARFSNVRIELHLDPELPLICASPSEMQQVFLNLINNALDAMEKTGGKIDITTRLDGDSVVVDVADTGAGIPQANLQRIFDPFFTTKPVGKGTGLGLSICYGIIHKMGGEISVQSAVGVGTVFHVRLPLPRGQAGSPCA, translated from the coding sequence ATGCAGCCTTTCTCCATCTCCAGCCGCGACATGGTCGGGCCTGGCTTCTACAGATCCCTCAGGCGCAACATTCTGCTGGTCATAGTGCTGGTTTCCTTTGCCCCCTTGGTCCTGATAACCGGACTCATAGGCTATTTTTTCCACACCTCTTATCAGAGCAAGGTGGTGGCCCATTTGGTGGAGCTTGTGGAAAAGCACAAGCAGACCATAGACAGCTTTCTCTATGAGCGGCTCTCTGGCATAGCCCTCATTGCGCGCACCTTCGATTTTGAGCAACTCAGCAATGAGATGTTCCTCAGGGAGAAACTCTCAGCCCTTAGGGAGGAGTACGGGGGCATATTCGTGGACCTGGGGCTTGTGAGCGACCAGGGCATCCAGATAGCCTATGCAGGCCCCTTCGAGCTTCGCCGGGCCCTTTACTCAGAGGCGGACTGGTTCAAGAAGGCCATGCAGAGCCAGGTCTTCATTAGTGATGTTTTCACTGGCCTCAGGGGTATGCCCCATTTCATAGTGGCCGTAAAGAGGACTTACGGCTCCAGGGAGTGGATCCTGAGGGCCACCATAGATTTTGTGGCCTTCAACTCCCTCGTGGAGTCAACCAGAATGGGCACAACCGGATCGGCATTCATAGTCAATAGAGCCGGAGAGTTCCAGACAAGGCCTCGTTTAGAGAAGTTCGTGCACAAGGAGATGATAATCCAGTTTCTGTCCAGCCCATCCCTCAAGGAGCGTGTGGCTGTCCTGGAGCAGGGTGATCCCTCGGGCCGAAAGTTTCTTTATGTGATGACACCCCTCAAGAATGGTGAGTGGATATTGGTATACCAGCAGGACGAAGACGACGCCTTTGCCGACCTGTACAGGGCCAGAAGATGGGCCTTTGCCATAGTGCTTCTGGGGGGCATAGGAATAGTGGCCACATCCATTGCTCTTTCCCGGCGCATGGTGCACCGCATAGAGCGGGCAGACAGGGAAAAGGAGATGATGAACGAGCAGGTGATAGAGGCCGGGAAGCTGGCTTCAGTGGGAGAGCTGGCAGCGGGAATAGCACACGAGATCAACAACCCCGTGGCCATAATGGTGGAGGAGGCCGGCTGGATAGAAGATCTTCTGGAGGATGAGGAGTTTCGCTCCAGCGCCAATCTGGAGGAATTCCGAAGGGCGGTTCGCCAGATCCAGACCCAGGGTAGGCGTTGCAAAGAGATAACACACAAGCTCTTGAGCTTTGCCCGCAAGACAGACCCCAAGCTCAAAGAAGTGAACATGAACGAGCTGGTCCAGGAGATGGCGGCTCTCTGCGAGCAAAGGGCTCGCTTCAGCAACGTGCGCATAGAGTTGCATCTGGATCCGGAGCTTCCCCTCATATGCGCATCTCCTTCAGAGATGCAGCAGGTGTTCCTGAACCTCATCAACAACGCCCTGGATGCCATGGAGAAAACAGGAGGCAAGATAGACATAACCACGCGCCTGGACGGAGACAGTGTGGTGGTGGATGTGGCTGATACAGGGGCGGGCATCCCCCAGGCCAATCTTCAGAGAATCTTTGATCCATTTTTTACCACCAAGCCTGTGGGCAAGGGAACTGGTTTGGGGCTTTCCATCTGCTATGGTATCATCCACAAAATGGGAGGCGAGATCAGCGTGCAAAGCGCTGTGGGGGTAGGCACGGTGTTCCATGTCCGACTTCCTCTTCCCAGAGGGCAGGCGGGCTCGCCGTGCGCATGA
- a CDS encoding sulfite exporter TauE/SafE family protein: protein MRKWKAVYRMLVAAAIAHARWEKEMSDNLFRSKRRLLLLAALGGGAALVSVALASDLPKVLGGKEAYTPSFYTPTTFLVSTVIGLCAGLITGAIGAGGGFIITPALMSAGVKGILAVGTDLFHIFAKAIMGTVVHKKLGNVSVSLAIAFLVGSVLGATGGGLINRALYETNPVLSDTFISVVYVLLLGFLGIYSLMDFLKLRRMGDQVGPHHGESPHGAEAAKADKGLPAKLQAARIPPMLTFDEDLVPGGKRIPALFVAICGAVVGFVASIMGVGGGFLTFPMFVYILGVSSFTTVGTDVLQIIFTAGYAAISQYVIYGFIFYTLAMGMLLGSLIGIQLGAMTTKVVKGIYIRGFYATAVLAGFINRLFALPKQLREMEILDISKGSVDLISSVGNWVFFIVVGIFAFWVISKFVSNIRVLKGEG, encoded by the coding sequence ATGCGGAAATGGAAGGCGGTTTACAGGATGTTGGTTGCGGCAGCGATCGCCCACGCCCGGTGGGAAAAGGAGATGTCAGACAACCTTTTTCGCAGCAAAAGAAGGCTCTTGCTGCTTGCGGCCCTAGGAGGTGGGGCAGCCCTTGTCTCGGTGGCCCTGGCCTCTGATTTACCCAAGGTGCTGGGCGGCAAGGAGGCCTACACGCCCTCTTTCTACACTCCCACCACCTTTCTGGTGTCCACTGTCATAGGTCTTTGTGCAGGGCTCATAACAGGAGCCATAGGAGCCGGCGGAGGCTTCATCATAACCCCTGCTTTGATGAGCGCCGGGGTGAAGGGAATCCTGGCTGTGGGCACAGACCTTTTTCATATCTTCGCCAAGGCCATCATGGGCACGGTGGTGCACAAGAAGCTGGGAAACGTCTCGGTGAGCCTGGCCATAGCCTTTCTGGTGGGATCTGTCCTGGGGGCCACCGGGGGCGGACTCATAAACAGGGCCCTTTATGAGACAAACCCGGTCTTGAGCGATACCTTCATCAGCGTGGTTTACGTGCTTCTGCTGGGGTTTTTGGGGATTTACTCCCTGATGGACTTCCTGAAGCTAAGAAGGATGGGAGATCAGGTGGGTCCACATCACGGGGAGAGTCCCCATGGAGCTGAGGCGGCAAAGGCGGACAAGGGACTTCCGGCCAAGCTCCAGGCAGCCCGCATTCCACCCATGCTTACCTTTGACGAGGACCTGGTGCCTGGAGGCAAGAGAATCCCAGCCCTCTTCGTGGCCATATGTGGGGCAGTGGTTGGGTTCGTGGCCTCCATCATGGGGGTGGGAGGAGGTTTTCTGACCTTCCCCATGTTCGTGTACATACTCGGGGTTTCCTCCTTCACCACCGTGGGCACTGACGTCCTGCAGATCATATTCACGGCTGGCTACGCTGCCATAAGCCAGTATGTGATCTACGGTTTTATCTTCTACACCCTGGCCATGGGCATGCTGCTGGGTTCACTCATAGGGATACAACTGGGGGCCATGACCACCAAGGTGGTAAAGGGAATATACATCAGGGGATTCTATGCCACCGCGGTCTTGGCCGGTTTCATAAACAGGCTCTTCGCCCTTCCCAAACAGCTTAGGGAAATGGAGATCCTGGACATTTCCAAGGGAAGCGTGGATCTCATTTCCAGCGTGGGCAACTGGGTCTTCTTCATAGTGGTGGGGATCTTTGCCTTCTGGGTCATCAGCAAGTTCGTAAGCAATATCCGTGTGCTCAAAGGGGAGGGCTGA